The Methanooceanicella nereidis genomic interval TCCATCATTTTACGTGCGACGTGGATACTGCCGACCTTTGTCCATATCACTTTAGAGTTATACTGTTTTGCTATGTCCTCAATGACCGAGGACGAGCTTACAGGCGTAACGATTGTGCCCGGCTTCCTCTCAAGCTTATATTTTGTCATCATCGCTAGGAGCACATCCTCGTTAATGAAATTGCCTTTGTTGTCCACGAATACTGCCCTGTCGGCGTCACCGTCATGCGCAATGCCGATGTCGGCACCGGCTGCGACAACAGCAGCCTTCAGGTCGTTGATCTCGTTGCCGGTCGGCTCAGGGTTCCTTCCCGGAAATGTGCCGTCCACCTGCGCGTTAAGTGTGATGACCTTACAGTTAAGCTTGCGCAGCAGGAATGGCGCCGTAACGCTGGCTGCGCCGCACCCCGTATCTACGACCACCTTGAAATTTTTCTCCCTTATCATCCCGGCATCCACTTTACTGATTATGCCTTCGATATAATCGGGTTTGGGGTCGTAGTGCCTCAGGTCTCCGGTCTGGTCCCATGTCGCTTTTTTAAAGTTACCGGAAAAGTATATTTTTTCTACGACGGCCTCATCTTCACGGGATAGCTCGGTACCGTCCCCTGCTATGCCTTTTATGCCGTTATATTCGGGCGGGTTATGCGAAGCCGTTACCACTATGCCGGCATCCGCGTTATATTTTTTAACATAATATTGTATAGTCGGCGTCGGTGCTATACCCAGGTCGACCACCTTGCAGCCCGTCGAGAGCAATCCGGCTATAACAGCATTCTTAAGCATCTCCCCCGATTGCCTCGTATCCCTGCCGACCGCAACGACACCGTTCTTGAACGTGCCTATGCTCTTTGCAAGGTTCATCGCCATATCCGTCGTCATTTCGACGTTTGCTATACCCCTTACGCCATTAGTGCCAAATAATGCCATATGAAATCCTCTGTTAGTTTGTAGATAGATCAATGATCGTGATGGTCATGTACCCAAAACTCTCTGGATACCGTGAACTCTTTTTTCCAGATAGGGACTTCGTCCTTGATCCGCTCGATCGCATCGCTTAGGGCGGGGAAAAGCTCCTGCCTGTGACCCGACAGGATCACTATGTACACGATATCGTCACCGGCCTCGATCCTGCCGGTCTTGTGATGTATCAGAACGTCCAGTATTCCATCTTTCTTTTTCAGGTCGTCCTCTATTGCCTTGATCCTTTGCCTCATTACCTCGTCATAGCTTTCAAATTCAAGGGCTTCGGTGACCTCGTCTCCTGCCACCTCGCGTACGATCCCCGTGAACGTACCGATGGCTCCCGCTTCCTTTACTTTCGGGCTTTTCTTGATCTTAGCTATAAGATAGTCCAGCGAGACGTGATCGGGCTGTGCCATGGCGATCTTTGCCAGCTCCCCGGCGCTCGCGTTTATGTCAACTCTCGCGACGATATTGGACGCTTCGACATCGCCTATAGCTATCTTCGGGACATCGCTATCCTTGAACCCTTCAACGACCGCGAAGTCCAGTCCCTCCTGAGAAAGCTGCTTCAGGGCGCTTTTTAGATCGTTCATCTTCATGATCTTCGCGCTCCTAGTAGGCGTTACGCCCACGACGACCTGAGCTCCGCTCTCAAGATGCCTCTCCGTATCCCCCATTATGGGAAATATTTCTTCTCTCGTATGTTTTACAGTGCCAACTGTACCGTATTTTGACAGCTCTGAAACCAGGCGCTCCACCAGAGTGGTCTTGCCTGTCTTTTTATAGCCGACAATGGAAATAACTTTCATGAACGCATCGACTCATTATTTAATCATCTGTATACGTTTTAAAATTTGTGTATCGTAAAAATATAATTAGATAAGAAATCCATACCATCAAAAATAATATAAATTAAAAAAATGCCGATCGTTCGACCAGCTTAAAAAGGTTTTTGCGGTGATAAACTTCCAAACCAGCGTATCTTCACAAATATCCTTTCTTCTCTAACCAGTCAACCTGCGGACCGGTATATCTCCATATGACGTCGCCCTTTTCATTCTGGAACTCCCATGGTACGACGATCACTACATCATTCTCACGGATCCATATCCTTTTCTTGATCTTGCCCGGGATCCTGCACATGCGGGTAACGCCGTCTGCACACCTTACCACGACTCGATTAGCGCCAAGCATGCTGACCACTGTGCCCAGGATCTCGCCTTCTCTTTTATTCGGCGTCCTTACTCTGGTGAACTCGCCCTGTCCGGGTGCGCCTTCACCGGGTTTTCTATTTACGTTTGGCTTATCCAGTTTATCACCTCATATTTGATAATCTACTGAATTTATCATTATACTTTTTTTCTAACGGGCTCGATTATCATGTTCATGTATTTCGCCGCAGCCTTCTTCAGGTCAAGCGGATGGACTTTCTGCGCGGCGAAATCATCTCTCAGTGCCGCGAAGCTCGAATACTCTAAGTTACCGCCGTGCTTCTCGGGCCTTTCGATGACTATCGAATCATATTTCATGAATATATGGTACCTGAAAAGGTCAAGTACAGGGTTATTCTCGATCTCGCCTATCGGGCAGAAAGCTTTCTGTATCTTTTTGTTTATGGACTCTTCCGGCTCATCCACGCTTATGTTGTTACCCTTGCTCGACGACATCTTCGTCCCGTCAAGGCCTAACAGGATGGGTGTATGCAGGCATACGGGGCTCTTGAAGCCCATCTGCGGAAGGTTTTCGCGCGCCAGCATATGAATCTTTCTCTGGTCTATGCCGCCCATAGCGATATCCACGCCAAGGGCTGCGATATCCATCGCCTGCATCAGCGGGTATACCATCTGGGATACTCTCGGGTCCTCGGCATCACGGGACACCTCGTCCATGCTGCGCTTCGCCCTGTTCAGAGTCGTATCGCATGCTAGCTTGAGGACGCTCGTCATATAATCGCCGGATAGCTGGAATGACGTGCCGAGCACAAAACGGGTCTTGTCCTCATCAAGCCCCAGGGCTATGAAGCACCTTTTATTGTATTCGGCTATCTTAGCGATCTCTTCCATAGTGCCTTTCCTGTTCAGATATGCGTGAAGGTCTGCCAGCAGCACGGTGACATGAAATCCTGCGTTCTGGCAGTCAA includes:
- the eif1A gene encoding translation initiation factor eIF-1A, whose protein sequence is MDKPNVNRKPGEGAPGQGEFTRVRTPNKREGEILGTVVSMLGANRVVVRCADGVTRMCRIPGKIKKRIWIRENDVVIVVPWEFQNEKGDVIWRYTGPQVDWLEKKGYL
- a CDS encoding molybdopterin synthase, which gives rise to MKVISIVGYKKTGKTTLVERLVSELSKYGTVGTVKHTREEIFPIMGDTERHLESGAQVVVGVTPTRSAKIMKMNDLKSALKQLSQEGLDFAVVEGFKDSDVPKIAIGDVEASNIVARVDINASAGELAKIAMAQPDHVSLDYLIAKIKKSPKVKEAGAIGTFTGIVREVAGDEVTEALEFESYDEVMRQRIKAIEDDLKKKDGILDVLIHHKTGRIEAGDDIVYIVILSGHRQELFPALSDAIERIKDEVPIWKKEFTVSREFWVHDHHDH
- a CDS encoding tyrosine--tRNA ligase, producing the protein MDKLELVTRNVEEIVTLDELKELMSKNPHPKVYVGYEPSGNIHLGHMITVNKLIDCQNAGFHVTVLLADLHAYLNRKGTMEEIAKIAEYNKRCFIALGLDEDKTRFVLGTSFQLSGDYMTSVLKLACDTTLNRAKRSMDEVSRDAEDPRVSQMVYPLMQAMDIAALGVDIAMGGIDQRKIHMLARENLPQMGFKSPVCLHTPILLGLDGTKMSSSKGNNISVDEPEESINKKIQKAFCPIGEIENNPVLDLFRYHIFMKYDSIVIERPEKHGGNLEYSSFAALRDDFAAQKVHPLDLKKAAAKYMNMIIEPVRKKV
- the glmM gene encoding phosphoglucosamine mutase codes for the protein MALFGTNGVRGIANVEMTTDMAMNLAKSIGTFKNGVVAVGRDTRQSGEMLKNAVIAGLLSTGCKVVDLGIAPTPTIQYYVKKYNADAGIVVTASHNPPEYNGIKGIAGDGTELSREDEAVVEKIYFSGNFKKATWDQTGDLRHYDPKPDYIEGIISKVDAGMIREKNFKVVVDTGCGAASVTAPFLLRKLNCKVITLNAQVDGTFPGRNPEPTGNEINDLKAAVVAAGADIGIAHDGDADRAVFVDNKGNFINEDVLLAMMTKYKLERKPGTIVTPVSSSSVIEDIAKQYNSKVIWTKVGSIHVARKMMETDAVFGGEGNGGLIFPEFQYCRDGGMSAATMLEMLAHTNKKLSEIVSEVPSYASVKDKIKCKDKDAVMKKITEEVKGETVDMTDGVKVFKPEGWVLIRESGTEPIVRVFAESKTGAGAKKLAEYGVGLVNKFNK